One Cupriavidus necator N-1 DNA window includes the following coding sequences:
- a CDS encoding NAD-binding protein produces MKIGYIGLGALGRELARRFLPAHDLCVWDLNPAACEYLSSQGAAVASSAAELGRQCEVVLVCLPRSADVHRLVFGPDGLAAGLSKGKLVIDQTSGVPGETQQIAEALACQGVEMMDAAVSASPHVVAEGGATLMASGPDAVYERALPVLRVISESIVRCGQRVGDGQAMKTVNNAMNACARLGTLEMAALGARVGLSLAAMSDYLNRGKARNQTTDKMLPALVQGKSSTNFALALMVKDVAQAVSLGAQTGVPMPITSTTLGLLQAGANTLGPNAKLEDMVGVIASLAGTQLAPAPTGNAVGSASPDAQQTLRLLEHGVAALCRLVTYECTAVGLRFGLGLADMATVVNRSSGWSEASRTILPALMSGQAAEDIRLRSVVDGLQSTCALAVAAGAPMMLLQVVRSLVEQGSNQLPDTADVSQMRCVYESMAGVRYGH; encoded by the coding sequence GAATCCGGCCGCATGCGAATACTTGTCGTCGCAGGGCGCCGCGGTGGCCTCGTCCGCGGCGGAACTGGGGCGGCAATGCGAAGTTGTCCTGGTGTGCCTGCCCCGCAGTGCCGATGTCCACCGGCTCGTCTTTGGGCCCGATGGTCTGGCAGCAGGGTTGTCGAAGGGCAAGCTTGTGATCGACCAGACCAGTGGCGTGCCCGGCGAGACGCAGCAGATAGCCGAAGCGTTGGCCTGCCAAGGCGTGGAGATGATGGATGCGGCGGTATCGGCCAGTCCGCATGTTGTCGCCGAGGGCGGCGCGACGCTGATGGCTTCCGGCCCGGATGCCGTGTATGAAAGAGCGCTACCAGTCCTGCGCGTGATCAGCGAGTCCATCGTTCGCTGCGGCCAGCGTGTCGGCGATGGCCAGGCGATGAAGACGGTCAACAACGCCATGAACGCATGTGCCCGTCTCGGTACACTCGAGATGGCGGCGCTTGGCGCAAGGGTCGGCTTGTCGCTGGCGGCAATGAGTGACTATCTGAACCGTGGGAAGGCACGGAACCAGACCACCGACAAGATGCTTCCCGCGCTGGTGCAGGGCAAGTCTTCGACGAACTTCGCACTGGCGTTGATGGTGAAGGACGTGGCGCAGGCAGTCTCGCTGGGTGCCCAGACTGGCGTGCCGATGCCGATCACCAGCACGACACTGGGCCTGCTGCAAGCCGGCGCTAATACCTTAGGCCCGAACGCGAAGCTGGAAGACATGGTTGGGGTGATCGCGTCCCTGGCGGGGACGCAACTCGCGCCGGCGCCCACGGGCAACGCTGTCGGCAGCGCAAGCCCCGACGCGCAGCAGACCCTGCGCCTCCTAGAACATGGCGTGGCGGCCCTATGCCGCCTAGTCACTTATGAATGCACCGCCGTTGGCCTTCGTTTTGGCCTTGGTCTCGCCGACATGGCGACCGTCGTCAACCGAAGCTCCGGTTGGAGTGAGGCTTCGCGGACTATATTGCCCGCCCTGATGTCAGGCCAAGCGGCGGAAGACATCCGCCTGCGGTCCGTGGTCGATGGACTCCAGTCCACTTGCGCCCTGGCGGTCGCAGCAGGCGCCCCTATGATGCTCCTGCAGGTCGTCCGCAGCCTGGTCGAGCAGGGGAGCAACCAGTTGCCCGACACGGCCGATGTTTCGCAGATGCGCTGCGTTTATGAATCGATGGCAGGGGTCCGCTACGGCCACTGA